In the Euphorbia lathyris chromosome 5, ddEupLath1.1, whole genome shotgun sequence genome, one interval contains:
- the LOC136229350 gene encoding uncharacterized protein isoform X2, whose product MDIAVENGEREIKIGKESNKPLHSQSIKDRLNGNSIGDPTRRRQITGKRQRQDDKWEHDLYDDDEPRVSNRKVSGQDLRLKLQKKNSSQASQSVKSSVSGMRDLRERLSGTMNSQQMDIDPPKRKPEAVKPARRSVAVEVPEPEIKKVANIPPRKKSQQKADSSVEGFLHSIGLEKYLITFQAEEVDMTALIHMNDEDLKAIGIPMGPRKKILLALETRG is encoded by the exons ATGGACATCGCTGTTGAAAAC GGAGAGAGAGAAATCAAAATCGGCAAAGAAAGCAATAAACCTCTCCACTCCCA GTCTATAAAGGATCGTCTCAATGGCAATTCTATCGGAGACCCTACGCGACGGCGCCAAATTACCGGCAAAAG GCAGAGGCAAGATGATAAGTGGGAACACGATCTCTATGACGATGATGAACCGCGTGTTTCAA ATCGCAAAGTCAGTGGTCAAGATCTTCGTCTGAAGCTTCAAAAGAAAAATTCGTCACAAGCATCTCAAAGTGTAAAAAGTTCCGTTTCGGGCATGAGGGATCTACGTGAAAGGCTGTCTGGAACTATGAACTCACAACAGATGGATATTGATCCACCAAAAAGAAAACCGGAGGCTGTTAAACCAGCTAGAAGAAGTGTTGCGGTTGAAGTTCCTGAGCCAGAAATTAAAAAAGTCGCCAACATACCTCCTAGGAAAAAATCTCAGCAAAAG GCTGATTCTTCAGTGGAGGGTTTTCTGCATTCAATAGGCCTGGAAAAATATCTTATTACCTTTCAAGCTGAGGAA GTTGATATGACTGCTCTGATACACATGAATGATGAGGACCTCAAGGCTATAGGTATTCCAATG
- the LOC136229350 gene encoding uncharacterized protein isoform X1 — MDIAVENGEREIKIGKESNKPLHSQSIKDRLNGNSIGDPTRRRQITGKRQRQDDKWEHDLYDDDEPRVSNRKVSGQDLRLKLQKKNSSQASQSVKSSVSGMRDLRERLSGTMNSQQMDIDPPKRKPEAVKPARRSVAVEVPEPEIKKVANIPPRKKSQQKVQADSSVEGFLHSIGLEKYLITFQAEEVDMTALIHMNDEDLKAIGIPMGPRKKILLALETRG, encoded by the exons ATGGACATCGCTGTTGAAAAC GGAGAGAGAGAAATCAAAATCGGCAAAGAAAGCAATAAACCTCTCCACTCCCA GTCTATAAAGGATCGTCTCAATGGCAATTCTATCGGAGACCCTACGCGACGGCGCCAAATTACCGGCAAAAG GCAGAGGCAAGATGATAAGTGGGAACACGATCTCTATGACGATGATGAACCGCGTGTTTCAA ATCGCAAAGTCAGTGGTCAAGATCTTCGTCTGAAGCTTCAAAAGAAAAATTCGTCACAAGCATCTCAAAGTGTAAAAAGTTCCGTTTCGGGCATGAGGGATCTACGTGAAAGGCTGTCTGGAACTATGAACTCACAACAGATGGATATTGATCCACCAAAAAGAAAACCGGAGGCTGTTAAACCAGCTAGAAGAAGTGTTGCGGTTGAAGTTCCTGAGCCAGAAATTAAAAAAGTCGCCAACATACCTCCTAGGAAAAAATCTCAGCAAAAG GTGCAGGCTGATTCTTCAGTGGAGGGTTTTCTGCATTCAATAGGCCTGGAAAAATATCTTATTACCTTTCAAGCTGAGGAA GTTGATATGACTGCTCTGATACACATGAATGATGAGGACCTCAAGGCTATAGGTATTCCAATG
- the LOC136229350 gene encoding uncharacterized protein isoform X3, whose amino-acid sequence MYADRVEAASGRSIKDRLNGNSIGDPTRRRQITGKRQRQDDKWEHDLYDDDEPRVSNRKVSGQDLRLKLQKKNSSQASQSVKSSVSGMRDLRERLSGTMNSQQMDIDPPKRKPEAVKPARRSVAVEVPEPEIKKVANIPPRKKSQQKVQADSSVEGFLHSIGLEKYLITFQAEEVDMTALIHMNDEDLKAIGIPMGPRKKILLALETRG is encoded by the exons ATGTATGCTGATCGTGTGGAGGCTGCTTCTGGTAGGTCTATAAAGGATCGTCTCAATGGCAATTCTATCGGAGACCCTACGCGACGGCGCCAAATTACCGGCAAAAG GCAGAGGCAAGATGATAAGTGGGAACACGATCTCTATGACGATGATGAACCGCGTGTTTCAA ATCGCAAAGTCAGTGGTCAAGATCTTCGTCTGAAGCTTCAAAAGAAAAATTCGTCACAAGCATCTCAAAGTGTAAAAAGTTCCGTTTCGGGCATGAGGGATCTACGTGAAAGGCTGTCTGGAACTATGAACTCACAACAGATGGATATTGATCCACCAAAAAGAAAACCGGAGGCTGTTAAACCAGCTAGAAGAAGTGTTGCGGTTGAAGTTCCTGAGCCAGAAATTAAAAAAGTCGCCAACATACCTCCTAGGAAAAAATCTCAGCAAAAG GTGCAGGCTGATTCTTCAGTGGAGGGTTTTCTGCATTCAATAGGCCTGGAAAAATATCTTATTACCTTTCAAGCTGAGGAA GTTGATATGACTGCTCTGATACACATGAATGATGAGGACCTCAAGGCTATAGGTATTCCAATG
- the LOC136229350 gene encoding uncharacterized protein isoform X4 — MYADRVEAASGRSIKDRLNGNSIGDPTRRRQITGKRQRQDDKWEHDLYDDDEPRVSNRKVSGQDLRLKLQKKNSSQASQSVKSSVSGMRDLRERLSGTMNSQQMDIDPPKRKPEAVKPARRSVAVEVPEPEIKKVANIPPRKKSQQKADSSVEGFLHSIGLEKYLITFQAEEVDMTALIHMNDEDLKAIGIPMGPRKKILLALETRG; from the exons ATGTATGCTGATCGTGTGGAGGCTGCTTCTGGTAGGTCTATAAAGGATCGTCTCAATGGCAATTCTATCGGAGACCCTACGCGACGGCGCCAAATTACCGGCAAAAG GCAGAGGCAAGATGATAAGTGGGAACACGATCTCTATGACGATGATGAACCGCGTGTTTCAA ATCGCAAAGTCAGTGGTCAAGATCTTCGTCTGAAGCTTCAAAAGAAAAATTCGTCACAAGCATCTCAAAGTGTAAAAAGTTCCGTTTCGGGCATGAGGGATCTACGTGAAAGGCTGTCTGGAACTATGAACTCACAACAGATGGATATTGATCCACCAAAAAGAAAACCGGAGGCTGTTAAACCAGCTAGAAGAAGTGTTGCGGTTGAAGTTCCTGAGCCAGAAATTAAAAAAGTCGCCAACATACCTCCTAGGAAAAAATCTCAGCAAAAG GCTGATTCTTCAGTGGAGGGTTTTCTGCATTCAATAGGCCTGGAAAAATATCTTATTACCTTTCAAGCTGAGGAA GTTGATATGACTGCTCTGATACACATGAATGATGAGGACCTCAAGGCTATAGGTATTCCAATG